The DNA window GAGGAGGACGCGCTCGAGGAGGGCCTCGGGTTTCTGGGTGGGGTAGCCGAGGCGCTCGCGGCCAATCGCGGCGATGACGCCGATCTCCCAGACGTCGGACAGGGGCGGGCCCTGCGTCTCGACGTCCTCGGTGCCCGGCTTGCGGTGGCCGTCGGAGAAGTCGGCGCGCTGCTTGCGGGTGCCGAAGGTCTTGAGGGTGGAGTCGGCGAGACGCTCGTAGCCGTACAGGGTGCGGAACTTGTGCTCGCCGGACGGGGAGCGCGCGTAGACGAGGAGGACGTCGTGCATGCGCTGGAAGTGGCGCGCTGCGGCGGGCCAGCGTCGGTAACGCCACACGACCTCGTTGCGGAAGCAGGCAGGGCCGAAGATCGCGTCGAGGAGGACCTTGAGGTAGTGGCTCGCCGAGGGGTCGCAGTGGAGGTAGAGCGAGCCGGTGTGCTTGAGGGCGCGGTGCAGCTCGCAGAGGCGCGGCGCCATCATGCAAAGGTAGGCGAGGAGATCGCCTTCGCCGGTGATCTGGCGGAGCGCGCGCATGGCGCCCGCGGCGGGGCCGCCCGCGTCGAGGATCTGCTGGTGAGCCGCCTCGGCCTCGGCGCCCCAGCGCCAGGTGTCGTCGAAGGCGGGGATGGCCTTGGCACCCTCTCTCCGTTTGCGGAGTGCGGCGGAGACGCCGTAGCTCCTGCCGCTCTGGAAGGGGGGATCGAGGTAGACGAGATCCACGGAGCCATCGGGGATGGCATGGCGGAGAATGTCGAGGTTGTCGCCGCAATGAAGGGCCGAACCAGCGCCCGCGGCTTCGCGCAACATGGCGGGATGCTCGTCCGGAATGCCGCATCCGGCCCAGAAAGGAGCAAACGACGACCACGGTGAAGCGCGGCGCCCTCGCCTGCATCCGGTGTCAGGAGCGATCGTGCGGGGGCGCGAAGCTGGCCGAGGCGCTGGGTGATCAGGAGCTGGGCGACGACTGCGGCGTCCACTCGCCCCGCAGCTCGATGAGACCGCCAGGGCTCTTCAAGAGGCTGAAGCGATCGACGCTGAGCAGCTCTGCGCTCTCTTCGTCGAGGATGATCCCTTGCACGCCAGCACGGACGCCGCGATCGAGGAGGCGGGCCGCGAGATCGATGGCGGGACCACTCAGCCACTCTCCAGGGCGGCTGGGTGGGACGAGCGTCAAGGCAGCAGGCCGACCCTGGAGCGCGGTGCGCACGGCGAGGCCGCAGCGGGCTGCGCGCTCACCACCATGGGCTTGCATGCGGGCTCGGCGCAGCATGCCCAGGATCATGCCGTGACGCCGCTGCTCGTGGGCGGGGTCGTCTTCCGAGGTGGCGGCGGCGAGCGCGCCGACGTCCTGCGGAGAAGGTGTGGTGCCGCCACGCTCGTGCTCGATGCGGACGACGACGGAGCCGTCGTGGAGTCGCTGCGCGTGCGCGTTGAAGGCGCCGAGCACGCTGGCGACGCGCTCGGGGACGTTGGGCGCGCCCGTCGTGTCGCCGTCACCGAGCGCGACCACCAGCCAGATCAGCTTCTGCTGGCCAGGGTGGGTCGCGGCGGCGGTGAGGGCGTCGCCGAGGTAGCCCCAGGACTCGACGCTGGGGGGCACGGACGAGACGGGGCTGATGCTATCGCGCGGGTTCAGCAGGTCATCGACGAGGTCGCGCAGGGCAGCGCCGTCGGCGGGCCGCGCGTCGCGGGCCTTGGAGAGCATGCGGGCGACGAGGGCGTCGACCGGCGCCGGGACCTCGGCGACGAGGCGACGCACCGAGGGAGGGATGGCGAAGACGACCTTCGCGGTGGCAGCGAGCGCGTACGCGCCGTCGAAGGCAGGACGGCCCGCGAGGCACTCGTAGAGGACGCAGCCCAGGGAGAACACGTCCGAGCGCGCGTCGATGCTGGGATCGCCCTGCGCTTGCTCCGGCGAGAGGTACAGCGGACCGCCCGGCGCGAGACCGGAAGTCGTCACGAGCGGTCGCGCCGCGCCGCGCGCGCTCCCGAGATCGAGGAGCTTCACGTCGCTGGCATTGCCACCCGGCAGAAAGAGGTTGGTCGGCGTGAGCGCTCCGTGGACGAGCCCACGCGCGTGCGCCTCGGCGAGCGCATCACCGACACGCGTGACGAGCGCGAGGGCGTCGGCGATCTTGAGCGCGCTCCGCGCGAGCCAGGTCCGAAGGTCGACGCCGTCGAGCCACTCGGTGGCGACGTAGCCGTGACCTTCGTCCGTCACGCCGTGGGCCACGTAGCGGGCGAGCACGGGGTGCTCGAGCGCCGCCCGCAAGCTCATCTCCCGCTCGAAGCGTTCGCGGGCCTCGGGCGTCAGCGCGGCGATCACCTTGACGGCGCAAGGTTCGCCGCTCACCCGGTCGCGAGCGCGCCACAGCGTGACGGAAGCCACACTGGAGGACGCGGTCGATGCGCCCGATCCGCCATGCATGGGGGGACCAGGGCGCTCGAGTTCGAAGCGGTCAGCTAGGACGTCTCCTGGTTTCATCGCATCCGGCATCGACGATCAGGCGGCGTGGACCCAGGAATGACAGGACACCTTTCGCAC is part of the Chondromyces crocatus genome and encodes:
- a CDS encoding DNA-methyltransferase — its product is MLREAAGAGSALHCGDNLDILRHAIPDGSVDLVYLDPPFQSGRSYGVSAALRKRREGAKAIPAFDDTWRWGAEAEAAHQQILDAGGPAAGAMRALRQITGEGDLLAYLCMMAPRLCELHRALKHTGSLYLHCDPSASHYLKVLLDAIFGPACFRNEVVWRYRRWPAAARHFQRMHDVLLVYARSPSGEHKFRTLYGYERLADSTLKTFGTRKQRADFSDGHRKPGTEDVETQGPPLSDVWEIGVIAAIGRERLGYPTQKPEALLERVLLASSDEGDVVLDPFCGSGTTLAVAQRLGRRWIGIDVSHLALGLAKHRLTTAFGAGLQYDVTGEPTTLDEARALAERDPRQLVYWLLGRVGARPVERDLALDGAVDGRLLVQEGPTRRTPARHTLLAVETGAPDPERVRALCAAMDREQAECGIVLALAAPGADARREAEAAGTTASTSGPEPRLQILTVAELLEGKRAVTLPRPPLARTAPSSARAARRAG
- a CDS encoding serine/threonine-protein kinase, with protein sequence MPDAMKPGDVLADRFELERPGPPMHGGSGASTASSSVASVTLWRARDRVSGEPCAVKVIAALTPEARERFEREMSLRAALEHPVLARYVAHGVTDEGHGYVATEWLDGVDLRTWLARSALKIADALALVTRVGDALAEAHARGLVHGALTPTNLFLPGGNASDVKLLDLGSARGAARPLVTTSGLAPGGPLYLSPEQAQGDPSIDARSDVFSLGCVLYECLAGRPAFDGAYALAATAKVVFAIPPSVRRLVAEVPAPVDALVARMLSKARDARPADGAALRDLVDDLLNPRDSISPVSSVPPSVESWGYLGDALTAAATHPGQQKLIWLVVALGDGDTTGAPNVPERVASVLGAFNAHAQRLHDGSVVVRIEHERGGTTPSPQDVGALAAATSEDDPAHEQRRHGMILGMLRRARMQAHGGERAARCGLAVRTALQGRPAALTLVPPSRPGEWLSGPAIDLAARLLDRGVRAGVQGIILDEESAELLSVDRFSLLKSPGGLIELRGEWTPQSSPSS